The Streptomyces luteogriseus genome includes a window with the following:
- a CDS encoding bifunctional DNA primase/polymerase: MSSAWNASDVTPDGAAWLASAGTYPRSTLALWEERPDAPVVLPCGSVFDVVSAPAMFGRRMLDRLWDDGPGSGPVAQFRGRMLLFAAPGTAQRLPALLEWEEWGARGGREATRTDAVPPLLCHGTGDAVTVPAPSESIWPAAPAPSESASLTVPASSRSAAPTTAQPARPPAPARSASRWLVAPDTRQPWLPGPEVLLWAAVRAARSAVRISIFPPADQDAKVYDVSRRR; this comes from the coding sequence ATGAGCAGCGCATGGAACGCCTCCGATGTCACCCCGGACGGGGCCGCCTGGCTCGCCTCGGCAGGAACGTATCCGCGAAGCACGCTCGCCCTCTGGGAGGAGCGGCCGGACGCCCCGGTCGTACTGCCCTGCGGGTCGGTCTTCGACGTGGTCAGCGCGCCCGCGATGTTCGGCCGGCGCATGCTCGACCGGCTGTGGGACGACGGTCCGGGCTCGGGTCCGGTCGCGCAGTTCCGTGGACGGATGCTGCTGTTCGCCGCCCCGGGGACGGCTCAGCGGCTCCCCGCGCTGCTGGAGTGGGAGGAGTGGGGCGCACGGGGCGGCAGGGAAGCCACCCGTACGGACGCCGTACCGCCGCTGCTGTGCCATGGCACGGGCGACGCGGTGACCGTCCCGGCCCCGTCGGAGAGCATCTGGCCCGCCGCCCCGGCCCCGTCGGAGAGCGCCTCCCTCACCGTTCCGGCCTCGTCGCGGAGCGCCGCCCCCACCACTGCGCAACCCGCCCGGCCCCCCGCCCCCGCCCGTTCCGCTTCCCGCTGGCTCGTCGCCCCGGACACCCGTCAGCCCTGGCTCCCCGGCCCCGAAGTTCTGCTCTGGGCGGCCGTCCGGGCGGCCCGCTCGGCGGTGCGGATTTCGATTTTTCCTCCCGCCGACCAGGATGCTAAGGTCTACGACGTCAGCAGGCGCCGCTAG